TGGTGGTGGTGCGCCCGGGCTGAAGGCCGCCGCCACTGGTGGTGGCGCTTCCGGGCTGGGGGCGGCGGCTGCATGCGGTGAGTCTGGTGTGCACGGAACGGCGGCTTCGGGCGCGGCGGAACCGGCCGGCGGCCTGCTGTCGCCGGCGGATTTCCGGCGGGCGGTGGAGATGCTGCCGCTGGTGTCCATCGATCTGCTGCTGCACGACGGCCAGGGGCGCTACCTGACGGGGCTGCGCAGCAATCCGCCGGCCCAGGGCGCCTGGTTCGTGCCCGGCGGGCGCATCCGCAAGAACGAGCCGCTGGCGCTGGCGCTGGACCGCATCGCCCGCGAGGAACTGGGCCTGCACGCAATGGCCGCCGCCTGGACGCCTTGCGGCGTCCACGAGCATTTCTACTCCACCAACTTCGCCGGCGAAATCAACCGCTCCACCCATTACATCGTGCTGGCCTACGAGGCCGAGCGGGCGCTGGATCCGGCCAGCCTGCCGCACGC
The Achromobacter sp. AONIH1 DNA segment above includes these coding regions:
- a CDS encoding GDP-mannose mannosyl hydrolase; protein product: MLSPADFRRAVEMLPLVSIDLLLHDGQGRYLTGLRSNPPAQGAWFVPGGRIRKNEPLALALDRIAREELGLHAMAAAWTPCGVHEHFYSTNFAGEINRSTHYIVLAYEAERALDPASLPHAQHRGYRWLSPAAIVADPDVHPYTRAYFKEYAP